The Desulfovibrio psychrotolerans genomic interval GGGGTTATCGCGGATTTTGAGATAACCGAAGCCATGTTGCGTCACTTTATCCGCAAGGTGCACAATAACCGCATCGTGCATCCGCGTATCATTATCTGTGTGCCCACGGGCATAACGCAGGTGGAAAAGCGCGCCGTAAAGGAATCTGCACAGAGCGCGGGCGCGCGCGAGGTGTACCTCATCGAGGAGCCCATGGCTGCGGCCATAGGTGCCAACCTGCCCATTCAGGAACCCACCTCCAACATGGTGGTGGACATTGGCGGCGGCACAACCGAGGTGGCGGTTATCTCCCTGTCGGGCGTGGTCTATTCCAAGTCTGTGCGTGTGGGCGGCGACAAGATGGACGAAGCCATCATGACCCACGTGAAACGCAAGTACAACATGCTCATCGGCGAATCCACCGCCGAGGACATTAAGATAAAGATAGCCTCTGCCTACCCCATGGACCCGGAAGAAACACTGGAAGTCAAGGGGCGTGATCTGGTCACCGGCATTCCGCAGAATATTACCATTACCTCGGAAGAAGTGCGCAAGGCCATTTCCGAACAGGTGGACGCCATAGTGCAGGCGGTGCGCATTGCGCTGGAACAGACCCCGCCGGAACTGGCGGCGGATATTGTGGACCGGGGCATTGTACTCACGGGCGGCGGCGGCCTGCTGAAGGGGCTGGACCAGCTTCTGCGCGAGGAGACCTCGCTGCCCATCACCGTGGTGGACGACCCGCTGTCCACTGTGGTCATAGGAACGGGTAAGGCGCTGGACAATCTGGATATCCTCAAGGAGGTAGCGGTCGATTAACGCCTCTCTTGTCAAGCGGCTGCTTATCCTATTGGTTGTGGTGCTGTTTCTGTACCTGAGCCTTTTCACATGGAACCTGCGTACCGGCTATCTTGATACGCTTGCCACGCATATCGGCCTCGAATTTGTCGGGGCCGTTATAAAACCGGGCAAGTGGGTCAAGAGGCAGGCGGTGGGCTTCTGGGAACATTATATTGATCTCGTGGATGTGCGCAGGCGCAATGACGAACTGGAAGCGCAGGTGCGCGAAGCACTTGCAGCCCTGACGGAAGCACGTGAGGACGAGGCCGAGCTTGTGCGCCTGCGTGCTCTCATGTCGCTTTCGCCGCCTTCCGGCTGGGAGAAGCTCGGTGCCCGGGTGATCGCCCACAGGCTGGGCTTGCAGGCGGAACTGGAATCCATTGTGCTCGGCAAGGGGTATCTGCAGGGAGCCAGCGTGCGCTCGCCTGTGGTGACCCATGAAGGTGTGGTGGGCCGGGTGTTTCGTTCCGGGCCGTATACTTCCACCGTGCTGTTGGTGACAGACCCCAACAGCCGTATAGCCGTGGTCAGCCAGAACAACAGAACTCCGGGTATTATCGTAGGAGCGGGACCGAGAAATCTGCTTGAGCTGCGCTACGTATCACAGAACGCCCCGCTCTCCGTGGGTGAGATGCTGGTTACATCCGGGCAGGCGGGAACTTTTCCCAAGGGCTTGCCGGTAGCGCGTATCGTCTCCATTGAATATTCCGACCTTTCTCTCTTCCAACGGGTTATGGCGGAGCCTCTGGCGAATCTGGACAATCTTGAAGAGGTGTTGCTGGTCACGCAGATTCCGGGCCATGCGGAGCTTGCCGCCATGGCAGATGAGGCGCTGGTCGACCCCGGCAGAGGCGTCGGCAACGGGCAGCCGGAGCAGGGTGGCAATGCCACGGCCGTGGGAACTCCCCGGTAAGATGGCTCCGGTGCGGAACATGGCGCGATAGCGGAAAGGAATTATGCAGAACGGTCAGCCTTCAGCTCTGCGGTCTTTTTTGTGGTGGACGGCCTACACCGTGTGCGGCGTGTGGGCCATGCACCTGCTTCCCGGAGTGGATTTGCTTCTTCCCGGCGTGCTGTGCTCCATGCAGGAGAATAACCGTACACAGACCGTATGGCTGATGGTGCTGTTCACGTTCATTCATGAAGGCACCGGGCTGCTGGCCTTCGGCCCCGCCGTGCTGTGGTATGTTATGGCCTTTGTGCTGTTCCGCGGGGGCAGGTTCCTCTTTGAGGCGGAGAATATTGTGTTTGTGT includes:
- a CDS encoding rod shape-determining protein codes for the protein MAKILDFFLGMFSNDLAIDLGTANTCVYVKGQGIVLREPSVVAVKKDARGNTVVLAVGHDAKRMLGRTPGNIQAIRPMKDGVIADFEITEAMLRHFIRKVHNNRIVHPRIIICVPTGITQVEKRAVKESAQSAGAREVYLIEEPMAAAIGANLPIQEPTSNMVVDIGGGTTEVAVISLSGVVYSKSVRVGGDKMDEAIMTHVKRKYNMLIGESTAEDIKIKIASAYPMDPEETLEVKGRDLVTGIPQNITITSEEVRKAISEQVDAIVQAVRIALEQTPPELAADIVDRGIVLTGGGGLLKGLDQLLREETSLPITVVDDPLSTVVIGTGKALDNLDILKEVAVD
- the mreC gene encoding rod shape-determining protein MreC, whose amino-acid sequence is MVLFLYLSLFTWNLRTGYLDTLATHIGLEFVGAVIKPGKWVKRQAVGFWEHYIDLVDVRRRNDELEAQVREALAALTEAREDEAELVRLRALMSLSPPSGWEKLGARVIAHRLGLQAELESIVLGKGYLQGASVRSPVVTHEGVVGRVFRSGPYTSTVLLVTDPNSRIAVVSQNNRTPGIIVGAGPRNLLELRYVSQNAPLSVGEMLVTSGQAGTFPKGLPVARIVSIEYSDLSLFQRVMAEPLANLDNLEEVLLVTQIPGHAELAAMADEALVDPGRGVGNGQPEQGGNATAVGTPR